A portion of the Thunnus albacares chromosome 5, fThuAlb1.1, whole genome shotgun sequence genome contains these proteins:
- the LOC122982695 gene encoding uncharacterized protein LOC122982695, protein MAGNSVMFIGGCVILLVTAFPIVQISLGAVYIYECPVAPVIPVYMMVYGILALLVMGLFVLPKLLCPAWPGNTIWTLSILNLLLLYFIVFIYGSYMIYSIYPPNYNKNATDPNSNFSAPDNKLSLTLKNQNQILPNLNQTWIANNNQTSRKLIQSLALSNKANVEHLNPPQARQVMPAMLHCDQTVYLFAFWTTTVVYVFAGNALVTLICLYGFMKMTNMLSERFTI, encoded by the exons ATGGCAGGAAATTCCGTCATGTTTATTGGTG GATGCGTCATTCTCCTTGTAACAGCTTTTCCAATAGTACAGATCTCTTTAG GTGCAGTGTACATATATGAGTGTCCAGTGGCACCAGTTATCCCAGTGTACATGATGGTGTATGGGATATTGGCCCTGCTTGTGATGGGCCTGTTTGTTTTGCCGAAGCTCCTCTGTCCAGCATGGCCTGGCAACACCATCTGGACTCTGTCGATCCTCAACCTGCTCCTGTTGTACTTTATCGTGTTCATTTATG GTAGTTACATGATTTATTCTATATATCCACCCAACTACAACAAGAACGCCACGGACCCAAACAGCAACTTTTCTGCACCTGATAACAAGCTCAGCCTTACCTTGAAGAACCAGAACCAGATCCTTCCGAACCTCAACCAGACTTGGATTGCCAACAACAACCAGACTTCAAGGAAACTGATCCAAAGTTTGGCCCTCAGCAATAAGGCAAATGTAGAGCACCTCAACCCTCCACAAGCACGTCAGGTCATGCCTGCAATGCTTCACTGTGACCAAACTGTGTACCTATTTGCTTTCTGGACCACCACAGTGGTTTATGTGTTTGCAGGAAATGCTCTAGTGACGCTCATCTGCTTATATGGTTtcatgaaaatgacaaatatgcTTTCAGAGCGTTTCACAATCTGA